Proteins encoded by one window of Winogradskyella sp. PG-2:
- a CDS encoding FecR domain-containing protein, producing the protein MRLIYICVLMLLPLSAFSQEEAFYIEFDDVPIMYAFTEVENVYDVLFSYKDDDLKGKRFSIKREKRTLVEFLDLFKKLTQLNYKILNNRYIIINEVSQETIDLNALDKVIVRSYLAEGIEKNKNGSFNLFPYKLGILPGLTEPDVLESIQLLPGVLSPNETATGFFVRGGASDQNRLIWDGINIYHKGHLFGMISPLNPNVTSKIKFINKGSHARYGERLSSVIDMSSNSNISKTVKAELGFNGVNGDALLEIPIIKDKMNIQASLRRSHVDVLETFTFNQLADKVFESTKINGSENENNDFSFLDYNVKLNFRPNKNNSMYASIISIDNQLDYMVNDTSNNRMFNDKLVTSNIGYGLGWKRNWNQKITQTTTAFFSDYKLNYNFVTRENNEQVSDFEKRNTIFDSGISSEVNIDLKKENSIAFGYQYTLKDVAYAFLNTTNLIFVLDTEDSTVQTHSVYGNYDYKNSKLFDFAVGLRSTYFKELDAIRFEPRLVLYKSILSNLMFQVTGEIKNQIISEIDETILSDLSLQNRVWRLADGNSFPIINSQHVSGGFIYKLKGFSIDIDTYYKKLKNITALSLGFLNPDNSSFNIGNQNIFGVDLFMKKQFSRFNSWLSYSFNRSKSKFKNLNANNEFTSKSNISHAVSVALSYRLNDFQLALGWKWQTGKPYTITEENGNNLEFNSGINTGELPIYHRLDFSSTYNFYFSKHNKLRGKVGFSLRNIYNRKNIISREYRGNNSTGDTIELLEKYSLGITPNLMLRLYW; encoded by the coding sequence ATGAGGTTAATCTATATCTGTGTCTTAATGTTACTCCCATTATCAGCCTTTTCGCAAGAAGAGGCTTTTTACATTGAATTTGATGATGTGCCAATCATGTATGCTTTTACTGAAGTAGAAAACGTATATGATGTATTGTTTTCTTATAAGGATGATGATTTAAAAGGGAAACGTTTTTCAATAAAAAGAGAAAAAAGAACGCTAGTAGAATTTTTAGATTTATTTAAGAAGTTAACACAGCTGAATTATAAGATTTTAAATAATCGTTATATTATTATTAATGAAGTCTCACAAGAAACTATAGACCTAAATGCATTAGATAAAGTAATTGTTCGAAGTTATTTAGCAGAAGGAATTGAAAAAAATAAAAACGGATCCTTTAATTTGTTCCCTTATAAACTGGGAATATTGCCAGGACTCACAGAGCCAGATGTATTAGAGAGTATTCAGTTATTACCTGGTGTTTTAAGCCCTAATGAAACAGCTACAGGTTTTTTTGTTAGAGGTGGGGCTTCAGATCAAAACCGACTGATTTGGGATGGTATAAATATCTATCACAAAGGGCATCTTTTTGGTATGATTTCGCCATTAAATCCAAATGTAACTTCAAAAATTAAATTTATAAACAAAGGCTCTCATGCTAGATATGGCGAACGTTTATCTAGTGTTATAGACATGTCTTCTAACTCTAATATTTCTAAAACTGTAAAAGCTGAGTTAGGTTTTAATGGAGTTAATGGTGATGCACTATTAGAAATTCCTATTATTAAAGATAAAATGAATATTCAAGCTTCATTGAGGAGAAGTCACGTTGATGTCTTAGAAACATTTACATTTAATCAGTTAGCAGATAAAGTATTTGAAAGTACTAAGATTAATGGTTCTGAAAATGAAAATAATGATTTTTCATTTTTAGATTATAATGTTAAACTAAATTTTAGACCAAATAAAAATAATAGCATGTACGCAAGTATTATTTCAATAGACAATCAATTAGATTATATGGTAAATGACACTAGTAATAATCGCATGTTTAATGATAAGTTAGTAACGAGTAATATTGGATATGGTTTAGGTTGGAAACGCAATTGGAATCAAAAAATAACACAAACTACTACTGCATTTTTTTCTGATTATAAATTGAATTATAATTTCGTTACAAGAGAGAATAACGAACAAGTATCAGATTTTGAAAAACGCAATACCATATTTGATTCTGGTATATCATCAGAAGTAAATATTGATTTAAAAAAAGAAAATTCTATAGCTTTTGGTTATCAATATACACTTAAAGATGTTGCTTATGCATTTTTAAATACAACAAACTTAATTTTTGTTTTAGATACAGAAGATAGTACAGTACAAACCCATAGTGTTTATGGTAATTACGACTATAAAAATTCAAAATTATTTGATTTTGCTGTAGGCTTACGAAGCACTTATTTTAAAGAGCTAGATGCCATAAGATTTGAACCTAGATTGGTATTATATAAATCTATACTTTCTAATTTAATGTTTCAGGTTACAGGTGAAATTAAAAATCAGATTATTAGCGAAATTGATGAAACTATTTTAAGTGATTTATCTCTGCAAAATAGAGTTTGGAGATTGGCAGATGGAAATTCATTTCCCATAATTAATAGTCAACATGTATCAGGTGGATTCATATACAAACTCAAGGGATTTAGTATAGATATTGATACTTATTATAAAAAATTGAAAAATATTACAGCACTATCACTTGGCTTTTTAAATCCTGACAATAGTAGCTTTAATATTGGCAACCAGAATATTTTTGGTGTCGATCTTTTTATGAAAAAGCAATTTAGTAGATTCAATTCATGGTTGAGTTATTCTTTTAATAGATCAAAAAGTAAGTTTAAAAATCTTAATGCTAATAATGAGTTTACTTCCAAATCTAATATTAGCCATGCTGTATCCGTGGCATTAAGTTATAGACTTAATGATTTTCAATTGGCTTTGGGATGGAAGTGGCAGACTGGAAAACCATATACCATTACTGAAGAAAATGGTAATAATTTAGAATTTAATAGTGGTATAAATACTGGTGAACTGCCAATTTATCATCGTTTAGATTTTTCTTCAACATATAATTTTTACTTTTCTAAGCACAATAAATTAAGAGGTAAAGTAGGATTTTCATTAAGAAATATATACAATAGAAAAAATATAATTAGTAGAGAGTATAGAGGTAATAATAGTACGGGGGATACTATTGAATTATTAGAAAAATATTCTTTAGGTATTACGCCAAATCTTATGTTAAGATTATATTGGTAG
- a CDS encoding AAA family ATPase — MENEPVNEDLNFDNRIQLEGLKNAVEGIKSELSKVIIGQDNFVELLIVALLADGHVLIEGVPGIAKTVTAKLFAKVLKTDFSRIQFTPDLMPSDVLGTSVLNMKSSEFEFKKGPIFSNIVLIDEINRAPAKTQAALFETMEERQATIDGTTYKFNNPFMVLATQNPIEQEGTYALPEAQLDRFIFKIKVDYPSLEDEVKILTSHHERKGDSPQTLINSILDTKSLEDYKAKTQAIVIEEKIIKYIAEIVSKTRNHPHLYLGGSPRASIAILNTAKAFAAINGRDFVIPEDIKKSLNPVLNHRIILTPEREMEGMTTENVIEMIVQSVEVPR, encoded by the coding sequence ATGGAAAACGAACCTGTAAACGAGGACTTAAATTTTGACAATAGAATTCAGTTAGAAGGTCTTAAAAATGCTGTAGAAGGTATTAAAAGTGAACTTAGTAAAGTTATTATCGGTCAAGATAACTTTGTAGAATTATTAATTGTAGCGCTATTGGCAGATGGTCATGTACTTATTGAAGGAGTACCTGGCATTGCAAAAACAGTCACAGCAAAACTATTTGCTAAGGTTTTAAAAACTGATTTTAGTCGTATACAGTTTACACCAGATTTAATGCCAAGTGATGTTTTAGGAACATCAGTTTTAAACATGAAATCTTCAGAATTTGAGTTTAAAAAAGGACCTATCTTTTCAAATATTGTTTTAATTGATGAAATTAATAGAGCACCTGCAAAAACCCAAGCAGCTTTATTCGAAACTATGGAAGAGCGTCAAGCGACCATTGATGGCACTACCTATAAGTTCAATAATCCGTTTATGGTTTTAGCAACACAAAACCCAATTGAACAAGAAGGAACTTACGCATTACCTGAAGCTCAATTAGACAGATTCATTTTTAAAATTAAAGTAGATTATCCATCATTAGAAGATGAAGTAAAAATTCTAACGTCTCATCACGAGCGTAAAGGAGATTCACCTCAGACCTTAATAAATTCTATTTTAGATACAAAATCGTTAGAAGATTATAAGGCTAAAACACAGGCAATAGTTATTGAAGAAAAAATTATAAAATATATCGCAGAGATTGTTTCTAAAACTCGTAATCATCCGCATTTATATCTTGGTGGTTCACCAAGAGCATCAATAGCTATATTAAATACAGCTAAGGCATTCGCAGCGATCAATGGTCGTGATTTTGTGATTCCAGAAGATATTAAGAAATCACTTAATCCTGTATTAAACCATAGAATCATATTAACACCAGAACGCGAAATGGAAGGTATGACTACAGAAAATGTTATAGAAATGATAGTTCAATCGGTTGAAGTTCCTCGATAG
- a CDS encoding DUF58 domain-containing protein, with amino-acid sequence MKFIKSLYIHQQLYIYLAVASVCFLLSYWLPALFSFATILSIIIIVVLFIDLLLLYQPKNAINGRRILPDKFSNSDNNPVPITIANKYNFKAYIDVIDELPIQFQKRDFAYKTILNPSQNHDFDYMVRPVDRGEYYFGHLNIFVSSPLKIIKRKYKFQNEQMVMVYPSIIQMQKYDFLAISNALTQVGLKKIRRIGNTSEFEQIKEYVQGDDFRTVNWKATAKRAQLMVNQYQDEKSQPIYSIVDTGRVMKMPFNGLKLLDYAINSALAFSNVALKKHDKVGLLSFSKKIESFLPAIHKLTYLNRILETLYNIDTQFNDSDFGLLYAQLKRKVTHRSLLLLYTNFEHLSALKRQMPYLQAISKKHMLVVVLFENIELETIIEENAEDLQSIYHKTIAEKFAFEKRLMVKELQKHGIQAILTPPEKLTINTINKYLEIKARGML; translated from the coding sequence ATGAAGTTTATTAAGTCATTATATATTCACCAACAGCTATATATTTATTTAGCAGTGGCTTCAGTATGCTTTTTATTATCGTATTGGTTACCAGCATTATTTTCTTTTGCAACGATTTTATCAATAATTATAATCGTTGTTTTATTTATCGATTTACTTCTACTCTATCAACCAAAAAATGCTATTAACGGCAGGAGAATTTTGCCAGATAAATTTTCAAATAGTGATAATAACCCGGTTCCAATTACAATTGCAAATAAGTATAACTTCAAAGCCTATATTGATGTAATAGATGAATTACCTATTCAATTCCAAAAACGTGATTTTGCATACAAGACAATATTAAATCCAAGTCAAAATCATGATTTTGATTATATGGTAAGACCAGTTGATAGAGGTGAATATTATTTTGGTCATTTAAATATTTTTGTATCCTCACCACTGAAAATTATTAAACGAAAATATAAATTTCAGAATGAGCAAATGGTGATGGTCTACCCATCAATAATTCAGATGCAGAAATACGATTTTCTCGCCATTAGTAATGCATTAACACAAGTTGGGTTAAAAAAGATTAGACGTATTGGTAATACTTCAGAATTTGAACAAATAAAAGAGTATGTACAAGGCGATGATTTTAGAACTGTAAATTGGAAAGCTACTGCAAAGCGAGCACAATTAATGGTCAATCAATACCAAGATGAAAAGTCTCAGCCCATCTATTCTATTGTAGATACTGGTCGTGTAATGAAGATGCCTTTTAATGGTTTAAAGCTTTTAGATTATGCCATTAATTCTGCTTTAGCATTTAGTAATGTAGCTTTAAAGAAACATGATAAAGTAGGTCTACTATCTTTCTCTAAGAAAATAGAATCTTTCTTACCAGCGATACACAAACTGACTTACCTCAATCGTATTTTAGAAACCTTATATAATATTGATACTCAATTTAATGATAGTGATTTTGGACTTCTCTATGCGCAATTAAAACGAAAAGTAACACATCGTAGTTTACTCCTACTATACACAAATTTTGAACATCTTAGTGCTCTGAAAAGGCAGATGCCTTATTTACAAGCAATTTCAAAAAAGCACATGCTTGTTGTTGTACTTTTTGAAAATATCGAATTAGAAACTATAATTGAAGAAAATGCTGAAGACTTACAGTCTATTTACCACAAAACTATTGCAGAAAAATTCGCATTTGAAAAACGATTAATGGTTAAGGAACTTCAGAAACATGGTATACAAGCGATTTTAACTCCACCTGAAAAATTGACTATTAATACTATAAATAAATACTTAGAGATAAAAGCTAGAGGAATGCTTTAA
- a CDS encoding FecR family protein, whose translation MKTFNTNKDLDIFLAKWLEGELSDNELKNLVSEDDFSAYLKLRKGIDIAEKLDAPITTTFEKIQNKIDDRKQKVRPLYKNWSVGIAASIIVLFGLFMFLDNDKVSIETGFGERKSFVLLDGSEVILNSKSQITYDEDNWNKERTLNLKGEAYFKVAKGEAFTVNTDNGSVTVLGTQFNVNATNDFFDVVCYEGKVSVSTNSSAHILLPTHSVRKINGDPSESSTTQLLKPTWINGESTFKSIPIKYVITALEDQYNIKIDSESIDDTTIFSGSFPHNNLNNALITVFEALHIKFKEKEKRNIKLRY comes from the coding sequence ATGAAAACATTTAATACAAATAAAGATTTAGATATTTTTTTAGCCAAGTGGTTAGAAGGTGAGCTTTCAGATAATGAATTAAAAAATCTGGTGAGCGAAGACGACTTCTCTGCTTACTTAAAGTTAAGAAAAGGGATAGATATTGCTGAGAAATTAGATGCTCCTATAACGACTACATTCGAAAAAATTCAGAATAAAATAGATGATAGAAAACAAAAAGTAAGACCACTTTATAAGAATTGGTCAGTTGGTATAGCCGCTTCTATTATTGTACTATTTGGATTATTTATGTTTTTAGATAATGACAAAGTTAGTATTGAAACTGGTTTTGGTGAACGTAAATCCTTTGTGCTTTTAGATGGTTCTGAAGTTATCTTAAATTCTAAATCTCAAATTACATACGACGAAGATAATTGGAATAAAGAGCGTACACTTAATCTTAAAGGTGAAGCCTATTTTAAAGTGGCCAAAGGAGAAGCCTTTACTGTAAATACAGATAATGGGTCAGTTACTGTTCTTGGTACTCAATTTAATGTTAACGCTACAAACGACTTTTTTGATGTGGTTTGTTACGAAGGTAAAGTAAGTGTAAGCACAAATTCTTCTGCGCATATTTTGTTGCCAACGCATAGCGTTAGAAAAATAAATGGTGATCCATCAGAATCTTCAACTACTCAACTTTTAAAACCGACATGGATTAATGGCGAGAGTACATTTAAAAGTATACCAATTAAATATGTAATTACTGCTCTAGAAGATCAATACAATATTAAAATTGATTCAGAATCTATTGATGATACAACGATTTTCTCTGGTAGTTTTCCTCACAATAACCTCAATAATGCTTTAATAACTGTTTTTGAAGCACTACACATAAAGTTTAAAGAAAAAGAAAAACGTAACATTAAACTGAGATATTAA
- a CDS encoding DUF4350 domain-containing protein, which translates to MSKKGKIYITLVLLTLFAIVAVEMTKPEPINWFPSYALHHKIPFGSYVFNEQLERVSNDVTTVERPPFEYLSNNTISGTYLFYNGGIAFGKEELNGLLDWVSEGNTLMVSAVDFEKKLLDTLNLKTRTINITNNFNNKYQVKLVNPLLDNTTIYKYERPTTFFHFHEIDTVKTSILGFIDKYRGEQENSKTTLVNAIKQSFGDGEIILNTFPQAFTNYFMLNSPNQDYTAGLMSYINTNKPIYVDTYYKTGKKFYTSPMYLFLSTKSLKWAYYIMLIGVLIYIIFEGKRKQRAIPIIRPLKNQTVDFTRTIANMYYENGKHKDIAQHKIQHFLEFIRNSMYLNTSEINNSFIKNLAARSNNSIEDTQTLFKLIESFNKKSKIENKELERLNTLIEQFKTHN; encoded by the coding sequence TTGAGTAAAAAAGGAAAAATATACATTACACTTGTACTTTTGACTCTTTTTGCAATAGTTGCTGTAGAGATGACCAAACCTGAGCCTATCAATTGGTTTCCATCATACGCTTTACATCACAAAATTCCTTTTGGATCTTATGTGTTTAACGAGCAATTAGAGCGTGTTTCTAATGATGTTACCACGGTTGAAAGACCACCTTTTGAATATTTAAGTAACAATACTATTTCTGGAACATACCTCTTTTATAATGGTGGAATAGCTTTTGGTAAAGAGGAATTAAATGGTTTATTAGATTGGGTCTCAGAAGGAAATACACTTATGGTTTCAGCCGTAGATTTCGAAAAAAAGTTACTCGATACTTTAAACCTCAAAACAAGAACTATAAATATCACTAACAATTTTAATAATAAATATCAGGTAAAACTAGTTAACCCATTATTAGACAATACAACCATATATAAATACGAACGACCAACAACATTTTTTCATTTTCACGAAATTGATACAGTAAAGACATCGATTCTTGGTTTTATTGATAAATATAGAGGTGAACAAGAAAATTCAAAGACCACATTAGTAAATGCTATAAAACAATCTTTTGGTGATGGTGAAATTATATTGAATACTTTTCCACAAGCTTTCACTAATTACTTTATGCTTAATTCTCCTAATCAGGATTATACAGCTGGCTTAATGTCTTATATAAACACCAACAAACCTATTTATGTAGATACCTATTATAAAACTGGGAAGAAATTTTATACCTCTCCAATGTATCTGTTTTTAAGTACTAAATCTTTAAAATGGGCTTATTACATTATGCTTATTGGTGTATTAATCTATATTATTTTTGAAGGTAAACGTAAGCAACGTGCCATTCCTATTATTAGACCGTTAAAAAACCAGACTGTAGACTTTACGAGAACTATTGCCAATATGTATTACGAAAATGGAAAGCATAAAGATATAGCTCAGCATAAAATTCAACATTTTTTAGAATTTATTAGAAATTCAATGTACCTCAATACTTCGGAAATTAATAACAGCTTCATTAAAAACTTAGCCGCTAGAAGTAATAATAGTATTGAAGATACGCAAACCTTATTTAAACTCATTGAGAGTTTTAATAAGAAATCAAAAATTGAAAATAAAGAATTAGAAAGGTTAAATACCTTAATAGAACAATTTAAAACTCATAACTAA
- a CDS encoding RNA polymerase sigma factor, translated as MSKDNRNICESKTFEVIYKTYAKEIRRFLFYKTQDIAAAEDILQDVFVKLWGNCGKVEYEKVKSYLYTIANNMFLNEKKHEKVVMKYNKHNVKSATNESPEYIMLEKEFMEKLETTIASLPEKQREVFLMNRIEKKKYKEIAQHLDISMKAVEKRMHQALVIMRKEIGNV; from the coding sequence ATGTCAAAAGATAATCGTAATATATGTGAGTCAAAAACTTTTGAGGTGATCTATAAAACTTATGCCAAAGAAATAAGACGGTTTCTTTTTTATAAAACCCAAGATATTGCTGCAGCAGAAGATATATTGCAAGATGTCTTTGTGAAACTCTGGGGTAATTGCGGTAAAGTAGAATACGAAAAGGTTAAAAGTTACCTTTATACAATAGCTAATAATATGTTTTTAAATGAAAAGAAACATGAGAAGGTAGTTATGAAGTATAACAAGCACAACGTGAAATCTGCTACGAATGAATCACCAGAATATATTATGCTAGAAAAAGAGTTTATGGAAAAGTTAGAAACTACAATTGCTAGTTTGCCGGAAAAACAGCGTGAAGTTTTTTTAATGAATAGAATTGAAAAGAAAAAATATAAAGAGATTGCCCAACATCTAGATATTAGTATGAAGGCTGTAGAAAAACGAATGCATCAAGCTTTGGTTATAATGCGCAAGGAAATAGGGAATGTTTAA
- a CDS encoding DUF2141 domain-containing protein: protein MKNLILTIALVLTSVFSFSQEDKGVTITVTIDNVKNDKGNVLMSLHTSETFMKGKGIIDAETKIKDGKVTITFENVLPGEYAIMALHDENENQRMDFQDNGMPLESYGMSNNVMSFGPPQYGDAKFKVEAKDLELNIRF from the coding sequence ATGAAAAATTTAATTTTAACAATTGCCTTAGTTTTGACTTCAGTATTTAGCTTTTCTCAAGAAGATAAAGGGGTTACAATAACTGTAACTATAGATAACGTAAAAAACGATAAAGGAAACGTATTAATGTCCTTACACACCTCTGAAACATTTATGAAAGGGAAAGGTATCATTGATGCTGAAACTAAAATAAAAGACGGAAAAGTGACTATTACTTTTGAAAATGTATTACCTGGAGAGTACGCAATTATGGCTTTACACGATGAAAATGAAAACCAAAGAATGGATTTTCAGGATAATGGCATGCCATTAGAGTCTTATGGAATGTCTAATAATGTAATGTCTTTTGGTCCACCTCAGTATGGTGATGCTAAATTTAAAGTAGAAGCTAAAGATTTAGAGCTAAATATCAGGTTTTAA
- a CDS encoding RDD family protein has protein sequence MDEFQIETAQNVGINQNVASIGHRMLAYLIDSAIILIYGIGAIWLLVSLNLDPGDSWAIYMLVSLPAFLYYVLLETFLNGKTVGKTIMNMRVVKLDGSRPGFANYFVRWILRVIDVVLTSGGAAVVTILLKGNGQRIGDIAAGTTVISERENMTINDTLIKDLPVDYVPKYSQVTVLNDNDMQTIKNLYDDAVRNGNHNIILNLHHRLLKVMAIETSEKPVDFVANVIKDYNYYTQNM, from the coding sequence ATGGATGAATTTCAAATAGAAACTGCTCAAAATGTGGGTATAAATCAAAACGTAGCAAGTATTGGTCATAGGATGCTTGCATATCTTATTGATAGTGCAATTATTTTGATATATGGAATTGGAGCGATTTGGCTTTTAGTCTCCTTAAATTTAGATCCAGGTGATTCTTGGGCAATATATATGCTAGTATCATTACCAGCATTTTTATACTATGTTTTACTTGAAACTTTTTTGAACGGAAAAACCGTCGGAAAGACCATTATGAATATGCGAGTTGTAAAACTTGATGGTTCTAGGCCTGGTTTTGCTAATTATTTTGTGAGGTGGATTTTACGTGTTATAGATGTTGTTTTAACATCAGGTGGTGCGGCTGTAGTTACTATTTTGTTAAAAGGAAATGGACAGAGAATAGGTGATATAGCAGCAGGTACTACTGTGATTAGCGAACGCGAGAATATGACTATAAATGATACGTTGATAAAAGATTTACCAGTAGATTATGTGCCAAAGTACAGTCAAGTTACTGTGTTGAATGACAACGATATGCAGACTATTAAAAATTTATACGATGACGCAGTAAGAAACGGTAATCATAATATCATTTTAAATTTGCATCATCGCCTTTTAAAAGTAATGGCTATAGAAACTTCAGAGAAACCAGTTGATTTTGTGGCGAATGTGATAAAGGATTATAATTATTATACTCAGAATATGTAA
- a CDS encoding stage II sporulation protein M: MREAAFVKQNKDKWIEFETILTNKTNIDPDLLSDLYIEITDHLSYAKTFYKNSNTERYLNQLASKAHQNIYRTKKESKNRLISFFKTEFPTLFYQHHRELLITFLTFTLFVIVGAFSAANEGDFVRSFLGDGYVNMTLENIEKGDPMGVYKQQGEFNMFLGITLNNIKVALFAFGYGILLGVGTLYIMMQNGIMLGSFQYFFYEKGLLWESARTIWIHGTIEISVIIIAGCAGLVMGNGILFTGTLPRLEAFKRGVINGLKILMSTIPFFIIAGFLEGFVTRHTEMPDWLAILIISGSLALILFYYVIYPIRLNKKLKALNNLKNTITLTNLETDLT; encoded by the coding sequence ATGCGCGAAGCGGCTTTTGTAAAGCAAAATAAAGACAAATGGATAGAATTTGAAACTATTCTTACAAATAAAACCAATATTGATCCTGATTTGCTTTCTGACCTTTACATAGAAATTACTGATCATTTAAGTTACGCCAAAACATTTTACAAAAATAGCAACACAGAACGTTACCTAAATCAGTTAGCATCTAAAGCACATCAGAATATTTACAGAACAAAAAAGGAATCGAAAAATCGATTAATTTCGTTTTTTAAAACTGAGTTTCCGACTCTATTCTATCAACACCATCGCGAACTCCTTATTACATTTCTAACTTTTACACTCTTTGTTATTGTTGGTGCATTCTCAGCTGCTAATGAAGGAGATTTTGTAAGGTCTTTTCTTGGGGATGGGTATGTAAACATGACATTAGAAAACATTGAGAAAGGAGATCCAATGGGCGTTTATAAACAGCAAGGGGAATTTAATATGTTTTTAGGTATTACATTAAATAATATTAAAGTTGCACTTTTCGCTTTTGGGTATGGTATTTTATTAGGCGTAGGCACTTTATATATTATGATGCAAAACGGTATAATGCTCGGGAGTTTCCAATACTTTTTTTATGAGAAAGGTTTACTATGGGAATCAGCTCGTACAATATGGATTCATGGTACAATAGAAATATCCGTAATTATAATTGCTGGTTGTGCTGGTTTAGTAATGGGAAATGGTATTTTATTCACAGGTACCTTACCAAGGTTAGAAGCCTTTAAACGTGGAGTTATAAATGGTTTAAAAATTCTAATGAGTACGATTCCATTTTTTATTATTGCCGGATTTTTAGAAGGGTTTGTAACACGGCACACTGAAATGCCAGATTGGCTAGCTATTCTTATCATTTCTGGTTCATTAGCACTTATACTATTTTACTATGTCATATATCCAATACGATTAAATAAAAAATTAAAGGCATTAAACAACCTTAAAAATACAATTACACTAACTAATTTAGAAACAGATTTAACATGA